One window from the genome of Osmerus eperlanus chromosome 1, fOsmEpe2.1, whole genome shotgun sequence encodes:
- the rem1 gene encoding GTP-binding protein REM 1 isoform X2, translated as MTLNTQREGKETLRRRASTPLPSSHQPGPKERDPPADPRHPPLGQSASYHPGDKSLHSRANWSSDSEDSESSGADCVYRVVLLGDHGVGKSSLANIFAGIQEKDVHDHLGEDTYERTMTVDGEETTLIVMDTWETEKEEEDEKWVHDYCMQVGNAYVIVYSITDRSSFESASELRIQLRRIRQAENIPIILVGNKSDLVRCREVAVEEGRACAVVFDCKFIETSASLHHNVSELFEGVVRQIRLRRDSKETVERRRSVYRRKESITKKARRFLDRLVAKNNKKMALKVRSKSCHDLAVP; from the exons ATGACCCTGaacacccagagagaggggaaggagacgcTAAGGAGAAGGGCCAGTAcacccctcccatcctcacacCAGCCCGGGCCGAAGGAACGGGACCCACCCGCCGACCCTCGCCATCCTCCACTCGGGCAGTCTGCCTCCTACCATCCCGGGGACAAATCTCTGCACTCCCGCGCGAACTGGTCGTCAGACTCGGAGGACTCGGAAAGCTCCGGAGCGGACTGCGTGTACCGCGTCGTTTTGCTCGGGGACCATGGAGTTGGGAAGTCCAGTCTGGCAAACATCTTCGCAGGCATTCAGGAAAAGGATGTTCACGATCACTTGGGAG AGGACACATATGAGAGAACCATGACGGTGGATGGCGAGGAAACCACCCTCATCGTCATGGATACCTGGGAGACTGAGAAAGAG GAAGAAGATGAGAAGTGGGTTCATGACTACTGCATGCAGGTGGGCAATGCCTACGTGATTGTCTACTCCATTACTGACCGCTCTAGCTTCGAGAGCGCCTCAGAGCTCCGGATCCAGCTCCGACGCATTCGCCAGGCCGAAAACATTCCCATCATCCTCGTGGGCAACAAGAGCGACCTGGTGCGCTGCAGGGAGGTGGCCgtggaag AGGGCCGTGCCTGCGCGGTGGTGTTTGACTGCAAGTTCATCGAGACGTCGGCCTCCCTGCACCACAACGTGAGCGAGCTGTTCGAGGGCGTGGTGCGTCAGATCCGCCTGCGCCGGGACAGCAAGGAGACGGTGGAGCGCCGGCGCAGCGTCTACCGCAGGAAGGAGAGCATCACCAAGAAGGCACGCCGCTTCCTGGACCGCCTGGTGGCCAAGAACAACAAGAAGATGGCTCTGAAGGTTCGATCCAAGTCCTGCCATGACCTCGCCGTGCCCTAG
- the rem1 gene encoding GTP-binding protein REM 1 isoform X1, with the protein MTAAVSLSRDVPVLLLKMTLNTQREGKETLRRRASTPLPSSHQPGPKERDPPADPRHPPLGQSASYHPGDKSLHSRANWSSDSEDSESSGADCVYRVVLLGDHGVGKSSLANIFAGIQEKDVHDHLGEDTYERTMTVDGEETTLIVMDTWETEKEEEDEKWVHDYCMQVGNAYVIVYSITDRSSFESASELRIQLRRIRQAENIPIILVGNKSDLVRCREVAVEEGRACAVVFDCKFIETSASLHHNVSELFEGVVRQIRLRRDSKETVERRRSVYRRKESITKKARRFLDRLVAKNNKKMALKVRSKSCHDLAVP; encoded by the exons ATGACTGCGGCGGTGAGTTTATCACG GGATGTTCCTGTCCTTCTCCTTAAGATGACCCTGaacacccagagagaggggaaggagacgcTAAGGAGAAGGGCCAGTAcacccctcccatcctcacacCAGCCCGGGCCGAAGGAACGGGACCCACCCGCCGACCCTCGCCATCCTCCACTCGGGCAGTCTGCCTCCTACCATCCCGGGGACAAATCTCTGCACTCCCGCGCGAACTGGTCGTCAGACTCGGAGGACTCGGAAAGCTCCGGAGCGGACTGCGTGTACCGCGTCGTTTTGCTCGGGGACCATGGAGTTGGGAAGTCCAGTCTGGCAAACATCTTCGCAGGCATTCAGGAAAAGGATGTTCACGATCACTTGGGAG AGGACACATATGAGAGAACCATGACGGTGGATGGCGAGGAAACCACCCTCATCGTCATGGATACCTGGGAGACTGAGAAAGAG GAAGAAGATGAGAAGTGGGTTCATGACTACTGCATGCAGGTGGGCAATGCCTACGTGATTGTCTACTCCATTACTGACCGCTCTAGCTTCGAGAGCGCCTCAGAGCTCCGGATCCAGCTCCGACGCATTCGCCAGGCCGAAAACATTCCCATCATCCTCGTGGGCAACAAGAGCGACCTGGTGCGCTGCAGGGAGGTGGCCgtggaag AGGGCCGTGCCTGCGCGGTGGTGTTTGACTGCAAGTTCATCGAGACGTCGGCCTCCCTGCACCACAACGTGAGCGAGCTGTTCGAGGGCGTGGTGCGTCAGATCCGCCTGCGCCGGGACAGCAAGGAGACGGTGGAGCGCCGGCGCAGCGTCTACCGCAGGAAGGAGAGCATCACCAAGAAGGCACGCCGCTTCCTGGACCGCCTGGTGGCCAAGAACAACAAGAAGATGGCTCTGAAGGTTCGATCCAAGTCCTGCCATGACCTCGCCGTGCCCTAG
- the rbm39a gene encoding RNA-binding protein 39a isoform X2 has product MNSSVICQKMKDDIKPSSPNGHEERSKKKKRSRSREKRRSRSGERKKSHDRKRSRSRERKRSRSKERRRSRSRERGGRYRDHKTSFAGPKFNGGSRGKIGPPAAIKLSRRRSRSRSPFKKDKSPVRQPIDNLTPEERDARTVFCMQLAARIRPRDLEEFFSAVGKVRDVRMISDRNSRRSKGIAYIEFVEANSVPLAIGLSGQRLLGVPIIVQASQVMAEKNRAAAMANNLQKGNTGPMRLYVGSLHFNITEEMLRGIFEPFGRIESIQLMMDSETGRSKGYGFITFADAECAKKALEQLNGFELAGRPMKVGHVTERTDASNASSFLDSDELERTGIDLGTTGRLQLMARLAEGTGLQIPPAAQQALQMSGAIAIGAMAAVSAAMNPGMNMNMNMNMNQGMNTAMNLPSQPLATHCFQLSNMFNPQNEDTPGWDMDIQHDVIEECNKHGGVVHIYVDKNSTEGNVYVKCPTIPAAMAAVNALHGRYFAGKMITAAYVPLPTYHNLFPDSVTATQLLIPPPRR; this is encoded by the exons ATGAATTCCAGTGTGATCTGTCAAAAAATGAAG GATGACATCAAGCCCAGTAGTCCTAACGGACACGAGGAGCGGAGCAAGAA GAAGAAGCGTAGCCGTAgccgagagaagaggaggagccggagcggggagaggaagaagagccaCGACAGGAAGAGGAGTCGCAGCCGCGAGCGCAAGAGGAGCCGCAGCAAGGAGCGCCGTCGCTCACGGAGCCGGGAGCGCGGCGGGCGCTACCGAGACCACAAGACCTCCTT CGCTGGGCCCAAATTTAACGGTGGTTCCAGAGGCAAGATTGGCCCTCCAGCTGCCATCAAACTAAG TCGTAGGCGCTCAAGAAGCAGAAGCCCTTTCAAGAAGGACAAGAGTCCAGTCAG gcagcCCATAGACAACCTGACCCCGGAGGAGAGAGATGCACGCACCGTGTTCTGCATGCAGCTGGCCGCCCGGATACGACCCAGAGACCTGGAGGAGTTCTTCTCTGCCGTGGGCAAA gTGCGAGACGTCCGCATGATCTCAGACAGGAACTCCCGGAGGTCAAAGGGCATCGCCTACATCGAGTTTGTGGAGGCCAACTCTGTCCCCCTGGCCATCGGCCTGTCTGGTCAGAGACTGCTGGGTGTCCCCATCATCGTCCAGGCCTCACAGGTAATG gcggagaagaacagagCCGCCGCCATGGCCAACAACCTGCAGAAGGGCAACACGGGGCCTATGAGGCTGTACGTTGGCTCCCTGCACTTCAACATCACAGAGGAGATGCTGAGGGGGATCTTCGAGCCTTTCGGAAGG ATAGAGAGTATCCAACTGATGATGGACAGCGAGACAGGCCGTTCTAAAGGATATGGATTCATCACG TTTGCGGATGCCGAGTGCGCCAAGAAGGCCCTGGAGCAGCTCAACGGCTTCGAGCTGGCGGGCCGGCCCATGAAGGTGGGTCACGTGACGGAGCGCACCGACGCCTCCAACGCCAGCTCCTTCCTGGACAGCGATGAGCTGGAGCGCACCGGCATCGACCTGGGCACCACCGGGCGGCTGCAGCTCATGGCCCGCCTGGCTGAGG gTACTGGTCTTCAGATCCCCCCTGCTGCTCAGCAGGCCCTCCAGATGAGTGGAGCCATCGCTATAGGAGCCATGGCTGCCGTCTCAG CTGCCATGAACCCAGGGATGAACATGAACATGAATATGAACATGAACCAGGGCATGAACACGGCCATGAATctgccctcccagcctctcgCCACCCACTGCTTCCAGCTGTCCAACATGTTCAACCCACAGAA tGAGGACACCCCAGGGTGGGATATGGACATCCAGCACGACGTCATCGAGGAATGTAACAAACATGGTGGAGTTGTTCACATATACGTTGACAAGAACTCCACTGAG GGTAACGTGTATGTGAAGTGTCCCACAATTCCTGCTGCCATGGCAGCCGTCAACGCCTTACACGGGAGATACTTTGCTG GCAAGATGATCACGGCGGCCTACGTCCCACTCCCAACCTATCACAACCTGTTTCCTGACTCTGTAACGGCCACTCAGCTCCTGATCCCGCCCCCTCGCCGATGA
- the rbm39a gene encoding RNA-binding protein 39a isoform X1: MADDFDIEAMLEAPYRKDDIKPSSPNGHEERSKKKKRSRSREKRRSRSGERKKSHDRKRSRSRERKRSRSKERRRSRSRERGGRYRDHKTSFAGPKFNGGSRGKIGPPAAIKLSRRRSRSRSPFKKDKSPVRQPIDNLTPEERDARTVFCMQLAARIRPRDLEEFFSAVGKVRDVRMISDRNSRRSKGIAYIEFVEANSVPLAIGLSGQRLLGVPIIVQASQVMAEKNRAAAMANNLQKGNTGPMRLYVGSLHFNITEEMLRGIFEPFGRIESIQLMMDSETGRSKGYGFITFADAECAKKALEQLNGFELAGRPMKVGHVTERTDASNASSFLDSDELERTGIDLGTTGRLQLMARLAEGTGLQIPPAAQQALQMSGAIAIGAMAAVSAAMNPGMNMNMNMNMNQGMNTAMNLPSQPLATHCFQLSNMFNPQNEDTPGWDMDIQHDVIEECNKHGGVVHIYVDKNSTEGNVYVKCPTIPAAMAAVNALHGRYFAGKMITAAYVPLPTYHNLFPDSVTATQLLIPPPRR, from the exons ATGGCAGATGATTTTGACATTGAGGCCATGCTTGAGGCTCCATACCGCAAG GATGACATCAAGCCCAGTAGTCCTAACGGACACGAGGAGCGGAGCAAGAA GAAGAAGCGTAGCCGTAgccgagagaagaggaggagccggagcggggagaggaagaagagccaCGACAGGAAGAGGAGTCGCAGCCGCGAGCGCAAGAGGAGCCGCAGCAAGGAGCGCCGTCGCTCACGGAGCCGGGAGCGCGGCGGGCGCTACCGAGACCACAAGACCTCCTT CGCTGGGCCCAAATTTAACGGTGGTTCCAGAGGCAAGATTGGCCCTCCAGCTGCCATCAAACTAAG TCGTAGGCGCTCAAGAAGCAGAAGCCCTTTCAAGAAGGACAAGAGTCCAGTCAG gcagcCCATAGACAACCTGACCCCGGAGGAGAGAGATGCACGCACCGTGTTCTGCATGCAGCTGGCCGCCCGGATACGACCCAGAGACCTGGAGGAGTTCTTCTCTGCCGTGGGCAAA gTGCGAGACGTCCGCATGATCTCAGACAGGAACTCCCGGAGGTCAAAGGGCATCGCCTACATCGAGTTTGTGGAGGCCAACTCTGTCCCCCTGGCCATCGGCCTGTCTGGTCAGAGACTGCTGGGTGTCCCCATCATCGTCCAGGCCTCACAGGTAATG gcggagaagaacagagCCGCCGCCATGGCCAACAACCTGCAGAAGGGCAACACGGGGCCTATGAGGCTGTACGTTGGCTCCCTGCACTTCAACATCACAGAGGAGATGCTGAGGGGGATCTTCGAGCCTTTCGGAAGG ATAGAGAGTATCCAACTGATGATGGACAGCGAGACAGGCCGTTCTAAAGGATATGGATTCATCACG TTTGCGGATGCCGAGTGCGCCAAGAAGGCCCTGGAGCAGCTCAACGGCTTCGAGCTGGCGGGCCGGCCCATGAAGGTGGGTCACGTGACGGAGCGCACCGACGCCTCCAACGCCAGCTCCTTCCTGGACAGCGATGAGCTGGAGCGCACCGGCATCGACCTGGGCACCACCGGGCGGCTGCAGCTCATGGCCCGCCTGGCTGAGG gTACTGGTCTTCAGATCCCCCCTGCTGCTCAGCAGGCCCTCCAGATGAGTGGAGCCATCGCTATAGGAGCCATGGCTGCCGTCTCAG CTGCCATGAACCCAGGGATGAACATGAACATGAATATGAACATGAACCAGGGCATGAACACGGCCATGAATctgccctcccagcctctcgCCACCCACTGCTTCCAGCTGTCCAACATGTTCAACCCACAGAA tGAGGACACCCCAGGGTGGGATATGGACATCCAGCACGACGTCATCGAGGAATGTAACAAACATGGTGGAGTTGTTCACATATACGTTGACAAGAACTCCACTGAG GGTAACGTGTATGTGAAGTGTCCCACAATTCCTGCTGCCATGGCAGCCGTCAACGCCTTACACGGGAGATACTTTGCTG GCAAGATGATCACGGCGGCCTACGTCCCACTCCCAACCTATCACAACCTGTTTCCTGACTCTGTAACGGCCACTCAGCTCCTGATCCCGCCCCCTCGCCGATGA
- the si:ch211-15p9.2 gene encoding pyruvate dehydrogenase [acetyl-transferring]-phosphatase 1, mitochondrial has protein sequence MPRWVMPRWVMPRWVMPRWVMPRWVMPRWVMPRWVAPGWPGPCPRPYHSSASPTHLTKLHYPACLGVKRKYRTDYQSSQITPPKINNLLKANEYSYKVGGNSYDARSPANWASGFDSNVLASNSPMEDRRSAATCLQSRGVLLGVFDGHAGSACAQAVSERLFYYIAVALLPLQTLLDMEEAVENERPVFPMLQWHKHPNDHVSTDAGKLYFSSLRTYWQERIDLEMHEEEQQERDVPKALVKAFRRLDNDISLEAQVDHREGGDPFSLFTPLRVALSGCTACVAHLDGPLLHVANLGDSRAVLGVQEDDGSWNALTITNDHNANNPDELQRVLSEHPAQERRTAVKHDRLLGLLMPFRAFGDVKFKWSGEMLSRIHEARPEIQSLASEFSKTLPPNYHTPPYLTAEPEVTRHRLRPRDKFLVLATDGLWELMHRQTVVQVIGEHLSGQRWQQPVSGASSTTLGQMQRLLLERRSRALWALEDDNTATHVIRHALGGDGYGGVDPRRLAKMLSLPQDLSRMYRDDVTVTVIHLNSPDS, from the coding sequence ATGCCACGCTGGGTGATGCCACGCTGGGTGATGCCACGCTGGGTGATGCCACGCTGGGTGATGCCACGCTGGGTGATGCCACGCTGGGTGATGCCACGCTGGGTGGCCCCTGGCTGGCCTGGCCCCTGCCCCAGACCCTACCACTCCTCGGCCTCACCAACTCACTTGACAAAACTACACTACCCAGCATGCCTCGGTGTAAAGAGGAAGTACAGGACTGACTACCAGTCCAGCCAGATCACCCCTCCCAAAATCAACAACCTTCTGAAAGCCAACGAGTACAGCTACAAGGTGGGCGGGAACAGCTACGACGCCCGCAGCCCGGCCAACTGGGCGTCGGGGTTCGACAGCAACGTCCTGGCCTCCAACTCCCCCATGGAGGACCGGCGCAGCGCCGCCACCTGCCTGCAGAGCAGGGGAGTGCTGCTGGGGGTGTTCGACGGCCACGCGGGCTCCGCCTGCGCCCAGGCAGTCAGCGAGAGGCTGTTTTACTACATCGCGGTGGCGTTGCTGCCCCTGCAGACCCTGCTGGACATGGAGGAGGCGGTGGAGAACGAGAGGCCCGTATTCCCCATGCTGCAGTGGCACAAGCACCCCAACGACCACGTGAGCACGGACGCGGGGAAGCTGTACTTCAGCAGCCTGAGGACCTACTGGCAGGAGAGGATCGACCTGGAGATGCacgaggaggagcagcaggagagggaTGTCCCCAAGGCCCTGGTCAAGGCCTTCCGCAGGCTGGACAACGACATCTCCCTGGAGGCCCAGGTGgaccacagggagggaggggaccccttctctctcttcaccccgcTGAGGGTGGCCCTGTCGGGCTGCACGGCCTGCGTGGCCCACCTGGACGGCCCCTTGCTCCACGTGGCCAACCTGGGGGACAGCAGGGCGGTGCTGGGCGTGCAGGAGGACGACGGCAGCTGGAATGCTCTCACCATCACCAACGACCACAACGCCAACAACCCGGACGAGCTCCAACGGGTGCTGTCGGAGCACCCCGCCCAGGAGAGGCGCACCGCGGTGAAACACGACCGCCTGCTGGGGCTGCTCATGCCCTTCCGGGCCTTCGGAGACGTCAAGTTCAAATGGAGCGGGGAGATGCTCAGCCGGATCCACGAGGCCCGTCCGGAGATCCAGTCCCTGGCCAGCGAGTTCTCCAAGACCCTGCCCCCCAACTATCACACACCGCCGTACCTGACGGCCGAGCCAGAGGTGACCCGACACCGGCTGAGGCCCAGGGACAAGTTCCTGGTGCTGGCCACCGACGGGCTGTGGGAGCTGATGCACCGGCAGACGGTGGTGCAGGTGATCGGGGAGCACCTGTCGGGGCAGCGCTGGCAGCAGCCGGTGTCTGgtgcctcctccaccaccctgggGCAGATGCAGCGCctcctgctggagaggaggagccgGGCGCTGTGGGCCCTGGAGGACGACAACACGGCCACGCACGTGATCCGCCACGCGCTGGGGGGCGACGGCTACGGCGGGGTGGACCCTCGCCGCCTGGCCAAGATGCTCAGCCTGCCGCAGGACCTGAGCCGGATGTACCGGGACGACGTCACCGTCACCGTCATCCACCTCAACAGCCCCGATAGCTAA